A genomic window from Populus nigra chromosome 7, ddPopNigr1.1, whole genome shotgun sequence includes:
- the LOC133699114 gene encoding F-box/FBD/LRR-repeat protein At5g56420-like — protein sequence MLRVSSMYSMKKSRFCRKSSSSKKRDVISALPDEIIIHILSFLTPKDAAITSLLSRRWRNLWTFIPNLNFNVNHMAHPDPWMRRRDFVRMVSNVLSLHSGQNINKFWICYELDCRSGRYIDKWISFAIERKVENLILDLTEEQEIDVDTEMYTFPCFFFSDEKALSSIKYLRIAGCILHLPPYFSSLKSLVELSLTYVMVTENELNKLLSSCLLLERFSVGNVPKLVNLKVSGPSLRLRYLEVSHCRSLDNIEIWAANLVSFIYRGRKVNFSLNCVPQLEDAIIDIYDSTFDYVANICDHLAFNAPQLKSLGLRIVPLEVNTSLTVFPRLVNLKVLTLLVHEYYDTALWYLLRASPFLQVLQVKFLWRLKSPFRTGGCKNIFSGYGTAFTHEFLKEVHMLGFRSRLDDIEFARYLLKNATALNILVIDPFIRYLDGWVEKENKATRKARDEARRLLKEAPANVHLLIL from the exons atgcTGAGGGTGTCATCCATGTATAGCATGAAGAAATCACGTTTCTGTCGTAAG TCGTCGAGCTCTAAGAAGAGGGATGTGATCTCTGCTTTGCCGGATGAAATTATTATCCATATTCTCTCCTTCTTGACCCCTAAAGACGCAGCGATAACCAGTTTACTCTCACGGAGATGGAGGAATCTATGGACATTTATACCTAATCTTAACTTTAATGTTAATCACATGGCCCATCCTGATCCGTGGATGAGAAGAAGAGATTTCGTAAGAATGGTGAGTAATGTATTGTCTTTACACAGTGGCCAAAATATAAACAAGTTTTGGATTTGTTATGAGCTGGACTGCAGGTCTGGTCGCTATATCGATAAATGGATTTCTTTCGCAATAGAAAGAAAGGTTGAAAACCTTATTCTGGACTTGACAGAAGAACAGGAAATTGACGTGGATACCGAGATGTACACATTCCCGTGTTTCTTCTTTTCTGATGAGAAAGCCTTGTCCTCTATCAAATACTTGCGTATAGCAGGATGTATATTACATCTTCCTCCCTATTTCAGCAGTTTGAAGTCTCTGGTAGAGCTTTCTTTAACGTATGTAATGGTCACTGAAAATGAGCTTAACAAGTTATTATCTAGCTGCTTACTTCTTGAAAGATTCTCTGTTGGCAATGTCCCCAAGTTGGTTAATTTAAAAGTTTCTGGCCCATCCCTTCGGCTGAGGTACTTGGAAGTATCTCATTGCCGTTCTTTGGATAACATTGAGATATGGGCAGCAAACCTTGTCTCCTTTATATATAGGGGCAGAAAGGTTAACTTTTCACTCAATTGTGTACCTCAacttgaagatgcaatcattgACATTTACGATTCAACTTTCGATTACGTTGCTAATATCTGCGACCATCTTGCGTTCAATGCCCCTCAGCTAAAAAGTCTTGGGCTCAGGATTGTCCCTTTAGAG GTCAACACAAGTTTAACTGTCTTCCCCAGACTGGTTAATCTTAAGGTATTGACCCTTTTAGTTCATGAATACTATGATACCGCCTTGTGGTATCTTCTGAGAGCATCACCTTTCTTGCAAGTGCTCCAGGTGAAA TTTTTATGGCGACTCAAATCTCCATTTAGGACTGGAGgatgcaaaaatatattttctggaTATGGAACTGCATTTACCCATGAATTTCTGAAGGAGGTTCATATGCTTGGTTTCCGAAGCCGCTTAGACGATATTGAGTTTGCAAGATATCTGCTTAAAAATGCCACTGCGCTTAATATACTTGTAATCGATCCATTCATCCGGTATCTCGATGGTTGggttgagaaagaaaataaagcaaCGCGGAAAGCAAGAGATGAGGCAAGGCGGCTCCTAAAAGAGGCTCCTGCAAATGTCCATCTATTAATCCTCTGA